The following proteins are co-located in the Halarcobacter sp. genome:
- a CDS encoding cytochrome C, translated as MKTSLILGMTLLTVSLYASETMYSSSVKNLYEASDSNAVKGRLLPTSEVKVVEKNSDKSKIEIEGFMKAGVSNAIYFTKGKRILVAGLSKKGKFDIKKLSSSKDENGVEWDKVVLTAYTKNENLTKDLKPLYDKAEDLFKNNCSICHPIHPVSEFTANQWPSMFKAMVNRTAIPKKERYLVTQYLQKHAKDMKGE; from the coding sequence ATGAAAACGAGTTTAATTCTTGGAATGACTTTATTGACAGTTTCATTATATGCAAGTGAAACAATGTACAGTAGCAGTGTAAAAAACCTATATGAAGCTTCAGATAGCAATGCTGTTAAAGGTAGACTTTTACCCACATCAGAAGTTAAAGTGGTAGAAAAAAATTCAGATAAATCTAAAATAGAAATTGAAGGGTTTATGAAAGCTGGAGTATCTAATGCCATTTACTTTACAAAGGGGAAAAGAATTTTAGTTGCTGGACTTAGTAAAAAAGGAAAGTTTGATATAAAAAAACTTTCATCAAGTAAAGATGAAAATGGTGTAGAGTGGGATAAAGTAGTTTTAACTGCATATACAAAAAATGAAAATCTAACTAAAGATTTAAAACCCCTATATGATAAAGCAGAAGATTTATTTAAAAATAACTGTTCTATCTGTCATCCTATTCATCCTGTAAGTGAGTTTACAGCTAACCAATGGCCAAGTATGTTTAAAGCGATGGTGAATAGAACTGCTATTCCAAAAAAAGAAAGATATTTAGTAACACAATATTTGCAAAAACATGCAAAAGATATGAAAGGTGAATAA
- a CDS encoding HAMP domain-containing sensor histidine kinase, whose translation MINLKIRQKFLILGFIALVSLLFIGWLSLKINNESFKNSNSVVVNFQDTQKIQTLYIEDLYMLREIILSLVISPNDGFKKEIDKKISPIIKKLDENFDKNLKMDKTYWNEYKKIALTTREYSLNGFDEGAFMNTSTVERDSFYRLINQLKLLQKQKLKSSESKLIQLKNNVDKNNLFIIIGILFIGAIGLVLDMTVILKIIKGIEAIQGGLRKFFNYLNNPMAYNNELHIDIDSKDELGLMSEAINRRVKLIKENLNDDYKLIQEATLTLDNLKEGVFGKRLKEEGKSKELNVLKNVMNQMIDSLENKIQEEINQRTNQEKLMMQQSKLAAMGEMIGNIAHQWRQPISEINAVLMELETITRYDKLEKEHLLENIRICNEITEHMSTTISDFQNFFKPTKKKEDFSVLTACKKALAIINASLTNNKINLTFDIQEDNIINGYSSEFSHAVLNIISNAKDALVLRKIKNPEIKISIKIGKIYTVIKILDNAGGIKLEDIDTIFEPYFTTKYAKQGTGIGLYMTKMIIENNMEGFVYAKNVKNGALFTIKVK comes from the coding sequence ATGATTAACTTGAAAATTAGACAAAAGTTTTTAATATTGGGTTTTATAGCACTAGTATCTTTACTTTTTATAGGATGGTTGTCTTTAAAAATAAATAATGAAAGTTTTAAAAACTCTAATAGTGTAGTTGTAAATTTTCAAGATACACAGAAAATTCAAACTTTATATATAGAAGATTTATATATGTTACGTGAAATAATTTTATCTTTAGTTATTTCACCTAATGATGGTTTCAAAAAAGAAATAGATAAAAAGATTTCACCTATAATAAAAAAATTAGATGAAAATTTTGATAAAAATCTTAAAATGGATAAAACTTATTGGAACGAATATAAGAAAATAGCCCTTACTACAAGAGAATATTCTTTAAATGGTTTTGATGAAGGTGCTTTTATGAATACTTCTACTGTAGAAAGAGATAGTTTTTATAGATTAATCAATCAATTAAAGCTTTTACAAAAACAGAAACTAAAAAGTTCTGAATCAAAATTGATTCAATTAAAAAATAATGTTGATAAGAATAACCTTTTTATAATTATTGGAATATTATTTATAGGAGCAATAGGATTAGTTCTTGATATGACAGTAATTCTTAAAATTATAAAAGGTATTGAAGCAATACAAGGAGGATTAAGAAAATTTTTTAATTATTTAAATAATCCTATGGCTTACAATAATGAGTTACATATTGATATAGATAGTAAAGATGAATTAGGATTAATGTCAGAGGCAATAAATAGAAGAGTAAAACTAATAAAAGAGAATCTAAATGATGATTATAAATTAATTCAAGAAGCAACATTAACCTTAGATAATTTAAAAGAGGGTGTATTTGGTAAAAGACTTAAAGAGGAAGGAAAATCAAAAGAATTAAATGTATTAAAAAATGTAATGAACCAAATGATTGATAGTTTGGAAAATAAAATACAAGAAGAGATAAACCAAAGAACAAATCAAGAAAAACTTATGATGCAACAATCAAAACTAGCTGCAATGGGAGAGATGATTGGTAATATTGCTCACCAATGGAGACAACCTATAAGTGAAATCAATGCTGTTTTAATGGAGTTAGAGACAATCACAAGATATGATAAGTTAGAAAAAGAACACCTTTTAGAAAACATTAGAATCTGTAACGAAATAACAGAACATATGTCAACAACAATTAGTGATTTTCAAAACTTTTTTAAACCAACAAAGAAAAAAGAGGATTTTTCTGTATTAACAGCTTGTAAAAAAGCTTTAGCAATTATAAATGCTTCATTAACAAATAATAAAATCAATTTGACATTTGATATTCAAGAAGACAATATAATAAATGGGTATTCAAGTGAATTTTCACATGCTGTATTAAATATAATCTCAAATGCAAAAGATGCCCTTGTATTAAGAAAAATCAAAAACCCTGAAATAAAAATCAGTATAAAAATTGGTAAAATTTACACGGTAATTAAAATATTGGATAATGCAGGAGGAATTAAACTCGAAGATATTGATACAATATTTGAACCTTACTTCACAACAAAGTATGCAAAACAAGGTACAGGAATTGGTTTGTATATGACTAAAATGATTATTGAAAATAATATGGAAGGCTTTGTTTATGCTAAAAATGTCAAAAATGGAGCTTTATTTACAATAAAAGTAAAATAA
- a CDS encoding ABC transporter substrate-binding protein: MFRIFILFYLTSNFLFALEPISYKHDDSKSIAINHRVKNSHLKVYMPTLPYFNILSLINGTLVRLSDSNKGWEYYLAYKHKKIDDLTYDFWLRNNVKYQDGSKFDADSVVENFKHFIEGPFLYSNIHNALNYVEKIDDYKIRIHLNEPYGMLLNDLCVINFYTKAYYKKYNWRPSYTAQNTKGAGLYGAGPYILEEGYATGLEQSEKIVLRANPYYFEKDKPYIEKITIYTQLTNEEVINKISKKEGELDIAYIPFNKKTEIVNSKYAKLLILPSNGNLLVHFNLLKKDSKLKDVKVRRALNDAIDQERLIKFIFKNEAKKAAFLLSSNAYYSKEISKKYINRKSRFSQKELKTILNGLVLNVVTQDRFMFMWKGIEYQLSKYGVRLKYYVTNDEKVVLNRLFENKHKKYDWDLLIWGDEDWNGHPWTGFFTLYPDSGWSSILKDKYLDKEFHKLFKLDVSSKAFQKEVDKLLLYSYDKAYTLVLPSVNTVIALNKEVIYKPSKMALFPLWNAKITPYHWSIRKEKLPKERLKYLYPIRLKND, translated from the coding sequence TTGTTTAGAATCTTTATTTTATTCTATTTAACAAGTAATTTTTTATTTGCCCTTGAACCAATAAGTTATAAACATGATGATTCAAAAAGTATTGCTATAAACCATAGAGTTAAAAATTCCCATCTAAAAGTATATATGCCAACACTTCCTTATTTTAATATACTAAGTTTGATAAATGGAACTTTAGTACGCTTGAGTGATTCTAATAAAGGATGGGAATATTATTTAGCTTATAAACACAAAAAAATTGATGATTTGACATATGATTTTTGGTTGAGAAATAATGTAAAATATCAAGATGGTTCAAAATTTGATGCAGATTCTGTAGTTGAGAATTTTAAACACTTTATAGAAGGGCCTTTTTTATACAGTAATATACACAATGCTTTAAATTATGTTGAGAAAATAGATGATTATAAAATAAGAATCCATCTAAATGAACCTTATGGTATGTTATTAAATGACTTGTGTGTAATAAATTTTTATACAAAAGCCTATTATAAAAAATATAATTGGAGACCAAGTTATACTGCACAAAATACTAAAGGGGCAGGTTTGTATGGGGCAGGACCTTATATCTTAGAAGAAGGATACGCAACAGGATTAGAACAAAGTGAAAAAATAGTTCTAAGAGCAAACCCTTACTATTTTGAAAAAGATAAACCCTATATAGAAAAAATAACAATATATACTCAATTAACTAATGAAGAGGTTATTAATAAAATATCAAAAAAAGAGGGTGAGTTAGATATCGCTTATATCCCTTTTAATAAAAAAACAGAAATAGTTAACTCAAAATATGCAAAACTATTAATCTTGCCATCAAATGGAAATCTTTTAGTACATTTTAATTTATTAAAAAAAGACTCAAAGCTAAAGGATGTAAAAGTTAGAAGGGCATTAAATGATGCAATTGATCAAGAGCGATTAATAAAATTCATTTTTAAAAATGAGGCAAAAAAAGCTGCTTTTTTATTATCTAGTAATGCTTATTATTCGAAAGAAATATCCAAAAAGTATATAAATAGAAAGTCAAGATTTTCCCAAAAAGAGTTAAAAACTATATTAAATGGTTTAGTTTTAAATGTTGTTACACAAGATAGGTTTATGTTTATGTGGAAAGGGATTGAGTATCAATTATCAAAATATGGTGTTAGATTAAAATATTATGTCACAAATGATGAAAAAGTAGTACTAAATAGGCTCTTTGAAAATAAACATAAAAAATATGATTGGGATCTGCTTATTTGGGGAGATGAGGATTGGAATGGACATCCTTGGACGGGATTTTTTACCTTGTACCCTGATTCAGGTTGGAGCTCTATTTTAAAAGACAAATATTTAGACAAGGAGTTTCATAAACTTTTTAAGTTAGATGTTTCATCTAAAGCATTTCAAAAAGAGGTTGATAAACTTTTATTATACTCTTACGATAAGGCATATACTTTAGTTCTTCCTTCTGTAAATACAGTAATTGCACTAAATAAAGAGGTGATTTACAAACCATCTAAAATGGCACTTTTCCCCTTGTGGAATGCAAAAATTACACCTTATCATTGGTCAATTAGAAAAGAAAAACTTCCAAAAGAAAGATTAAAATATCTATATCCTATAAGGTTAAAAAATGATTAA
- a CDS encoding response regulator transcription factor, whose translation MHNKILNQIKVLFVEDEELIRKKTVSSLEYIVAEVEEAGNGVEALEKLKNFTPDLIITDLEMPDMDGIEFIKELRQKNNDICIIVVTAHTSEKYLLELIDMHIEKYIVKPINLEKLINALEGCQKLFSESKFYLKELPYGYKYDWNQKILLHNEELISLTKKEILFLELLFKNTNNIVYYEQLQDEVWQNSVMTDNALRSLVKNLRKKLPKDFISNLSGVGYKFV comes from the coding sequence ATGCATAATAAAATATTAAATCAAATAAAAGTTTTATTTGTTGAAGATGAAGAGTTAATTAGGAAAAAAACAGTCTCTTCTTTAGAGTATATTGTAGCTGAAGTTGAAGAAGCCGGAAATGGTGTAGAAGCATTAGAAAAATTAAAAAATTTCACTCCAGATTTAATTATTACTGATTTGGAAATGCCAGATATGGATGGTATAGAGTTTATAAAAGAACTTAGACAAAAAAATAATGATATATGTATTATTGTTGTAACTGCACATACTAGTGAAAAATATTTGTTAGAACTAATTGATATGCATATAGAAAAATATATTGTTAAACCAATAAATTTAGAAAAACTTATTAATGCCTTAGAGGGATGCCAAAAATTATTTTCTGAATCAAAATTTTATTTAAAAGAGCTTCCGTATGGTTATAAATATGACTGGAATCAAAAAATATTGTTACATAATGAAGAGTTAATCTCCTTAACAAAAAAGGAAATACTTTTTTTAGAGTTATTATTTAAAAATACAAACAATATAGTTTATTACGAACAATTACAAGATGAAGTATGGCAAAATAGTGTAATGACTGATAATGCCTTAAGATCATTAGTGAAAAATTTGAGAAAAAAATTGCCAAAGGATTTTATTTCAAATCTTTCAGGAGTAGGGTACAAATTTGTTTAG
- the greA gene encoding transcription elongation factor GreA, translated as MQKELITEFGYKNIVKEFKNLLEVEKPHWVKEKEVAAQHGDRSENAEYISAKEMIRNIDKRLRFLEKIVNNSTVIDTTKIPHIKVNFGSQVTLLDLNTDEKKVYIIVGTFETNPNENKISNKSPLGIALLGKELNEEFEFSINNQSFEYEVIDVQMYRFY; from the coding sequence ATGCAAAAAGAGTTAATTACAGAGTTTGGATATAAAAATATAGTAAAAGAGTTTAAAAACCTTCTTGAAGTTGAAAAGCCACATTGGGTAAAAGAGAAAGAGGTAGCTGCTCAGCATGGTGATAGAAGTGAAAATGCTGAATATATTTCTGCAAAAGAGATGATACGAAATATCGATAAAAGACTTCGTTTTTTAGAAAAAATAGTAAATAATTCAACGGTAATTGATACTACAAAAATCCCTCACATAAAAGTAAATTTTGGTTCACAAGTTACATTATTAGATTTAAATACAGATGAAAAAAAAGTTTATATTATTGTAGGAACCTTTGAAACCAACCCAAATGAGAATAAAATATCAAATAAATCTCCTTTAGGAATTGCACTTTTAGGGAAAGAATTAAATGAGGAGTTTGAATTTTCTATAAATAACCAATCTTTTGAATATGAAGTTATTGATGTACAAATGTATAGGTTTTACTAA
- a CDS encoding FMN-binding glutamate synthase family protein, translating to MPKFFKDFIIIGAIIVSVLSILNSYFLWLALIFLFLVLLGFYDLKQTKHSLWRNFLVLGRMRWILEELRPPIRQYFIESDIDGVPINRQQRGVVYRRSKRVQSTIPFGTKLDVYEPGYEWIGHSLKAIKGSSLEQNPRVIIGSQDCKKPYASSILNISAMSFGALSANAILALGHGARIGNFALNTGEGGLSRYHLATNCDLIWQIGTGYFGCRDENGNFHEEKFSEKAKNENVKMIELKLSQGAKPGHGGILPANKNTPEIAEDRDVKPHTRVDSPPTHTSFSTPEGLIKFIKKLRDLSEGKPVGFKLSVGRKEEFIDICKAMVKLEIKPDFITVDGGEGGTGAAPLEYTNSVGMPLREALVFVIDCLVGFGLKDDIKVVASGKVLNGMDITKALAIGADLCASARGMMLSLGCIQALQCNKNTCPTGVATQDKRLTRGLVVEDKKQRVANFHELTVESFIEILASAGLDKPSKLNRTHIFRRLDETKYKRYDEIFAPMKNGDLLTEPYPKEYERFMN from the coding sequence ATGCCTAAATTCTTTAAAGACTTTATAATCATAGGAGCAATTATTGTTTCTGTTTTATCAATACTAAATTCATATTTTTTATGGTTAGCTTTAATCTTTTTATTCTTAGTTTTATTAGGATTTTACGATTTAAAACAAACTAAACACTCTTTATGGAGAAACTTCCTAGTCCTTGGTCGTATGCGTTGGATTTTAGAGGAGTTAAGACCTCCTATAAGACAATATTTTATTGAATCAGACATTGACGGGGTTCCTATAAATAGACAACAAAGAGGTGTAGTTTATAGAAGGTCAAAGCGTGTACAAAGTACTATTCCTTTTGGTACAAAACTTGATGTATATGAACCAGGATATGAATGGATTGGGCACTCTTTAAAAGCAATAAAAGGTTCATCTTTAGAACAAAATCCAAGGGTAATAATAGGTTCACAAGATTGTAAAAAACCTTACGCTTCTTCAATCTTAAATATCTCTGCAATGAGTTTTGGTGCTTTAAGTGCCAATGCAATATTAGCTTTAGGACATGGGGCTAGAATTGGAAATTTTGCATTAAATACAGGTGAAGGTGGATTAAGTAGATACCATCTTGCAACAAATTGTGATTTAATATGGCAAATAGGAACTGGTTATTTCGGGTGTAGAGATGAAAATGGAAATTTCCATGAAGAGAAATTTAGTGAAAAAGCAAAAAATGAAAATGTAAAAATGATTGAATTAAAACTTTCACAAGGAGCTAAACCTGGCCATGGAGGAATACTTCCTGCCAATAAAAACACTCCTGAAATAGCAGAAGACAGAGATGTGAAACCTCATACTAGAGTTGATTCTCCTCCTACACATACAAGTTTTTCTACACCAGAGGGCTTAATTAAATTTATCAAAAAATTAAGGGACTTAAGTGAAGGAAAACCTGTTGGTTTCAAACTAAGTGTAGGAAGAAAAGAGGAGTTTATTGATATTTGTAAGGCAATGGTAAAATTAGAAATAAAACCAGATTTTATCACTGTAGATGGGGGAGAAGGTGGTACAGGAGCAGCTCCTTTAGAATATACAAATTCTGTTGGTATGCCTTTAAGAGAAGCTTTAGTTTTTGTAATTGATTGTTTAGTTGGATTTGGTTTAAAAGATGATATTAAAGTTGTTGCTTCTGGAAAAGTATTAAATGGTATGGATATAACAAAAGCTTTAGCTATTGGAGCAGATCTATGTGCAAGTGCTAGGGGAATGATGTTATCTTTAGGTTGTATACAAGCTTTACAATGCAACAAAAATACTTGTCCAACAGGTGTTGCTACTCAGGACAAAAGATTAACTAGAGGACTTGTTGTAGAAGATAAAAAACAAAGGGTTGCAAACTTCCATGAATTAACAGTAGAGAGTTTTATTGAGATATTAGCATCTGCTGGTTTAGATAAACCATCTAAACTAAATAGAACACATATATTTAGAAGATTAGATGAAACAAAATATAAAAGATATGATGAAATTTTTGCACCTATGAAAAATGGAGATTTACTAACAGAGCCATATCCTAAAGAGTATGAAAGGTTTATGAATTAA
- a CDS encoding ArsC/Spx/MgsR family protein, with amino-acid sequence MFYVKKSVIFYEKPGCAGNKKQKELLIANGVEFEVKSMLSTKWDRATLNSFFDGLEKNQIVNQFAPQVKSGEIDIDKYSKDELVELMIKEPILIKRPLIQVDDIKICGFDIPKLNSALNLHLDAKKEVGTCQSSDSCTSVE; translated from the coding sequence GTGTTTTATGTAAAAAAGAGTGTAATATTTTATGAGAAACCTGGATGTGCAGGGAATAAAAAACAAAAAGAACTTTTAATAGCAAATGGTGTTGAATTTGAAGTAAAATCGATGCTATCAACAAAATGGGATAGGGCTACTTTAAATAGTTTTTTTGATGGTTTAGAAAAAAATCAAATAGTAAATCAATTTGCACCACAAGTTAAAAGTGGTGAGATAGATATTGATAAGTATTCAAAAGATGAGTTGGTTGAACTTATGATAAAAGAACCAATTTTAATAAAAAGACCTCTTATCCAAGTTGATGATATAAAAATATGTGGTTTTGATATTCCTAAATTAAACAGTGCTTTAAATCTTCACTTAGATGCAAAAAAAGAGGTAGGCACTTGTCAAAGTAGCGATTCATGCACAAGTGTTGAGTGA
- a CDS encoding aldo/keto reductase: MLSKYSFGTYRTTYQNPLHKEALAFALDNGITHIDTSSNYMHGEAEILIAQVLENRKREDFTIVTKGGYIQGELLKQAQNGYEIDELVKYDQDCYHSISQSFIDQEIHNSLKRLNTDYIDVYLLHNPEYYLMKEIKAGMSEEQILHHHEIMQVRIKKAFALLEQKVKDGKIKAYGISSNSFSKKRSDIHFLEYKHLVAYAKELAGENHNFKVIQLPMNMFEHDGINAAKWAHENGLEVHVNRPLNAIYKDNMLRLASYNECINYDTLLSQVREIPNDAFQEALEQLLGIENEYRWAGDVDDIIEYQVIPYIVNTIQLDPIYFKLVDNFLDAYKNNVKSKISKKVSEDLGIKEPIDFAALKFLEEQEFVTRILVGMRDKRYVQKVLGYNGVELKNK, encoded by the coding sequence ATGCTATCAAAATATTCATTTGGAACTTACAGAACAACATATCAAAATCCCCTACATAAAGAAGCTCTTGCTTTTGCACTAGATAATGGTATCACACATATAGATACATCATCAAACTATATGCATGGTGAAGCAGAGATTTTAATAGCTCAGGTTTTAGAAAATAGAAAAAGAGAAGATTTTACAATTGTAACTAAAGGTGGTTATATACAAGGTGAGCTTTTAAAACAAGCTCAAAATGGATATGAGATTGATGAACTGGTTAAATATGACCAAGATTGTTATCACTCAATCTCACAGTCTTTTATAGACCAAGAGATTCATAATAGCTTAAAAAGGTTAAATACAGACTACATAGATGTTTATTTACTCCATAACCCAGAATACTACTTAATGAAAGAGATTAAAGCTGGTATGTCAGAAGAACAAATCTTACATCATCACGAGATAATGCAAGTAAGAATCAAAAAAGCCTTTGCCCTACTTGAACAAAAGGTAAAAGATGGGAAAATAAAAGCTTATGGTATCAGCTCAAACTCTTTTTCTAAAAAAAGAAGTGATATACACTTTTTAGAATATAAACATTTAGTTGCTTATGCAAAAGAACTAGCGGGAGAAAATCACAACTTTAAAGTGATACAGCTACCTATGAATATGTTTGAACATGATGGAATCAATGCAGCTAAATGGGCACATGAAAATGGTTTAGAAGTTCATGTAAATAGACCATTAAACGCAATTTACAAAGACAATATGCTAAGACTTGCAAGTTATAATGAGTGTATCAATTATGACACCCTTTTAAGTCAAGTAAGAGAGATACCAAATGATGCTTTCCAAGAAGCTTTAGAACAACTTTTAGGTATAGAAAATGAATATAGATGGGCTGGAGATGTAGATGATATAATTGAGTATCAAGTTATCCCTTATATAGTAAATACAATCCAATTGGATCCAATATATTTCAAACTAGTTGATAACTTTTTAGATGCCTATAAAAACAATGTAAAATCTAAAATCTCAAAAAAAGTTAGCGAGGATTTAGGGATAAAAGAACCAATAGATTTTGCTGCACTTAAATTTTTAGAAGAGCAAGAGTTTGTAACTAGAATCCTAGTTGGGATGAGAGATAAAAGATATGTGCAAAAAGTATTGGGCTACAATGGTGTAGAGCTGAAAAACAAGTAG
- a CDS encoding anti-phage dCTP deaminase: MNTKNSQMISSLFEERSKFVIVGLTGRTGSGCTTAATILEQENPNFPNIKDVNYQSKPFFNKLDAKRYNIVSDYTKENYSQFVSIKVSDLISAYILSIKAPNMIDFICAQTESISKSKIETLIKTGSFSNRFLKTEKLKNISKKILDHDTPFELTPTERDKFFTFMKLIRKFTKEFKRELQELENELYINVYQAAGNSIRRTGKIQTNYEIEEFIPKSVFHLPETINRSIKIIRQVKRHNALIVIDAIRNPYEAMFFKERYAAFYLMSINAPNEDRKNYLQNIHKFTVDKFDELEQKESGKSDINDSDFISQNVQRCIEMSDIHIFNPRNELDNNNVLKAQLAWYFALILHPGLITPTKLERVMQIAYTAKSNSGCISRQVGAVVTDVNFSIKSVGWNDVARGQIPCNLRSLNGLEHSFDAVSYSLYEQNNKAFRTQAKLEFSKINNQEGTKGKNLAYCFKDIKNKLDDKGNQVHTRSLHAEENAFLQLAKYGSSGIEGGKLFTTASPCELCAKKAYQLGIKQIVFIDPYPGIAIDHILTIGNNKPILTQFRGAVGRGYHQLYEPIISYKDELNYLKNS; the protein is encoded by the coding sequence TTGAATACAAAAAATAGTCAAATGATATCAAGTCTTTTTGAAGAAAGAAGCAAGTTTGTAATAGTTGGACTTACTGGACGAACTGGTTCTGGATGTACAACAGCAGCAACAATTCTTGAGCAAGAAAATCCAAATTTTCCTAATATCAAGGATGTAAATTATCAATCAAAACCATTTTTTAATAAACTTGATGCTAAACGTTACAATATAGTTTCAGACTATACAAAGGAAAATTATTCTCAGTTTGTCTCAATAAAAGTTAGCGATTTGATTTCTGCCTATATTTTATCAATTAAAGCACCTAATATGATAGATTTTATTTGTGCACAAACAGAATCTATTAGCAAATCAAAAATTGAAACACTTATTAAAACAGGCTCATTTTCAAATAGATTTTTAAAAACAGAAAAATTAAAAAATATTTCTAAAAAAATACTTGATCATGATACTCCTTTTGAACTAACTCCTACAGAACGTGACAAGTTTTTTACTTTCATGAAATTAATAAGAAAATTCACTAAAGAGTTTAAACGTGAATTACAAGAACTTGAAAATGAATTATATATTAATGTGTATCAAGCAGCAGGTAATTCTATAAGACGTACTGGTAAAATTCAAACTAATTATGAGATAGAAGAGTTTATACCTAAATCTGTATTTCATTTACCAGAAACTATTAATCGTTCAATTAAAATAATAAGACAAGTTAAAAGACATAATGCATTAATTGTAATTGATGCTATTAGAAACCCTTACGAGGCCATGTTTTTTAAAGAAAGATATGCTGCTTTCTATTTAATGTCCATTAATGCCCCAAATGAAGATAGAAAAAATTATTTACAAAATATACATAAGTTTACCGTAGATAAGTTTGATGAATTAGAACAAAAGGAATCTGGTAAATCAGATATTAATGATTCAGACTTTATTAGTCAAAATGTTCAAAGATGTATAGAAATGTCAGATATTCACATTTTTAACCCTAGAAATGAATTAGATAACAATAATGTATTAAAAGCTCAATTAGCTTGGTATTTTGCATTAATTTTACATCCAGGGTTAATTACCCCAACTAAATTAGAACGAGTTATGCAAATAGCTTATACAGCAAAAAGTAATTCAGGTTGTATTTCTCGGCAAGTTGGCGCTGTAGTTACTGATGTAAATTTTTCTATAAAATCAGTGGGATGGAATGATGTAGCAAGAGGTCAAATACCTTGTAATTTAAGATCATTAAATGGTTTAGAACATAGCTTTGATGCTGTATCATATAGCTTATATGAACAAAATAATAAAGCTTTTAGGACGCAAGCTAAACTTGAATTTTCTAAAATAAATAATCAAGAAGGTACCAAAGGTAAAAACTTAGCCTATTGTTTTAAAGATATTAAAAATAAACTAGATGACAAAGGTAATCAAGTTCACACAAGGTCTTTACATGCCGAAGAAAATGCTTTCTTACAATTAGCAAAATACGGTAGTTCAGGAATTGAAGGTGGAAAATTATTTACTACAGCAAGCCCATGTGAATTGTGTGCAAAAAAAGCATATCAACTTGGTATTAAACAAATTGTTTTTATTGATCCATATCCAGGTATAGCAATAGACCACATTTTAACAATTGGAAATAATAAACCAATCTTAACGCAGTTTAGAGGGGCTGTTGGTAGAGGATATCATCAATTATATGAACCAATAATATCGTATAAAGATGAACTAAATTACTTAAAAAACTCATAA
- a CDS encoding LysE family translocator: METVTLVFLLTSTVIILTPGQDMIIVMSRSIAQGQKAGIMTAFGVSVELLGHTLLATLGLGALLLASEFLFNIVKLIGAGYLIYIGYQLFRSKDHTMNIKDLPKVSYKKMFIQGVLSNIMNPKIAIFYFSYLPQFVIPNNGNETMQLFILGFTFAILTFFIKAPIGFISGLLSFWIKTRPIILKNIYRTSGIILIGLGFKLALEERN; encoded by the coding sequence ATGGAAACAGTTACATTAGTTTTTCTACTAACATCAACAGTTATTATCTTAACACCAGGGCAAGATATGATTATAGTTATGTCTCGTTCAATTGCTCAAGGACAAAAAGCTGGAATAATGACTGCCTTTGGAGTAAGTGTTGAATTATTAGGACATACATTATTAGCTACATTAGGTTTAGGTGCTTTACTATTAGCATCAGAATTTTTATTTAATATTGTAAAACTAATTGGTGCAGGATATTTAATTTATATTGGATATCAACTTTTTAGAAGTAAAGATCATACTATGAATATAAAAGATTTACCAAAGGTATCTTACAAAAAAATGTTTATACAAGGAGTATTATCAAATATAATGAATCCAAAAATTGCTATATTTTATTTTTCCTATTTACCCCAATTTGTAATACCAAATAATGGAAATGAAACAATGCAACTTTTTATATTAGGGTTTACATTTGCTATTCTAACTTTTTTTATTAAAGCACCAATAGGATTTATATCTGGATTATTATCTTTTTGGATAAAAACGAGACCTATTATTTTAAAAAATATCTATAGAACTAGCGGTATTATTTTAATCGGATTAGGTTTTAAACTTGCACTAGAAGAAAGAAACTAA